The following proteins come from a genomic window of Streptomyces liliiviolaceus:
- a CDS encoding small ribosomal subunit Rsm22 family protein, with product MTAPVSPAETLRTALAGLLDGLPPKVAAQAVDRLIANYRGTTPTDAPILRDRADVAAYAAYRMPATFEAVRSALAAFADVAPEWTPGSHVDVGGGTGAATWAVHATWPGERPVTVLDWAEPALVLGRELASASPQLRSAEWRRSRIGAELALPDADLVTVSYVLGELTEAGRGAVVDAAVAAARAVVIIEPGTPDGYARVIAARDRLIGAGFSVAAPCPHSGACPIVPGEDWCHFSARVSRSSLHRQVKGGSLAYEDEKFSYVAATRFPVAPVAGRVVRRPQIRKGQVLLDLCEVGGGLGRSTVTKRHGFLYKEARDAAWGDGWPPAEPR from the coding sequence GTGACCGCCCCCGTTTCCCCAGCTGAGACCCTGCGCACGGCCCTCGCGGGCCTGCTCGACGGACTGCCGCCCAAGGTGGCCGCGCAGGCCGTCGACCGGCTGATCGCGAACTACCGGGGCACCACCCCGACCGACGCCCCGATCCTGCGCGACCGCGCGGACGTCGCCGCGTACGCCGCGTACCGGATGCCCGCGACCTTCGAAGCCGTACGATCCGCGCTCGCCGCCTTCGCGGACGTGGCGCCCGAGTGGACGCCGGGCAGCCATGTCGACGTCGGCGGCGGCACGGGCGCGGCGACCTGGGCCGTGCACGCCACCTGGCCCGGAGAGCGGCCGGTGACCGTGCTCGACTGGGCCGAGCCCGCGCTCGTCCTCGGCCGTGAACTCGCCTCCGCCAGCCCGCAGTTGCGGTCCGCCGAGTGGCGTCGCTCGCGGATCGGCGCGGAACTCGCCCTGCCGGACGCCGACCTCGTCACCGTGTCGTACGTCCTCGGCGAACTGACCGAGGCGGGCCGCGGCGCCGTCGTCGACGCCGCGGTGGCCGCCGCGCGCGCCGTCGTGATCATCGAGCCGGGGACGCCGGACGGGTACGCGCGCGTCATCGCGGCGCGGGACCGGCTGATCGGCGCCGGGTTCTCCGTCGCGGCGCCCTGTCCGCACAGCGGTGCCTGTCCGATCGTGCCGGGGGAGGACTGGTGCCACTTCTCCGCCCGGGTGAGCCGGTCCTCGCTGCACCGGCAGGTCAAGGGGGGTTCGCTGGCGTACGAGGACGAGAAGTTCAGCTATGTCGCCGCGACGCGGTTCCCGGTGGCTCCGGTCGCCGGGCGGGTGGTGCGGCGGCCGCAGATCCGTAAGGGGCAGGTGTTGCTGGATCTGTGCGAGGTGGGGGGTGGGCTGGGGCGGTCCACCGTGACGAAGCGGCACGGGTTCCTCTACAAGGAGGCGCGGGACGCGGCGTGGGGGGACGGGTGGCCCCCGGCTGAGCCCCGGTAG
- a CDS encoding TetR/AcrR family transcriptional regulator — protein MAPDSNRRSEKSRRAIYAAALTLVAEVGYPKTTIEAIAARAGVGKQTIYRWWSSKAEVLMEAFVDLGAQAAEAAGGGDWAETDGIPDTGDLEADLKTVLRATVDELNDPRYEAPARALAAEGVGNPAFAKEFVATLLLPSLELYVRRLRAAQDAGQVRADVDPYIARDLVVSPLAQRWLQGTGPLDHAVADKLVEYALYGIAPR, from the coding sequence ATGGCTCCCGACTCCAACCGGCGCAGCGAGAAATCCCGCCGCGCGATCTACGCCGCCGCCCTCACCCTCGTCGCAGAGGTCGGCTACCCCAAAACCACCATCGAGGCCATCGCAGCCCGCGCGGGCGTCGGCAAGCAGACCATCTACCGGTGGTGGTCGTCGAAGGCCGAGGTCCTCATGGAGGCCTTCGTCGACCTGGGCGCCCAGGCGGCGGAGGCGGCCGGGGGCGGGGACTGGGCGGAAACGGACGGCATCCCCGACACCGGGGACCTGGAGGCCGACCTCAAGACCGTCCTGCGCGCCACCGTCGACGAGCTGAACGACCCGCGCTACGAGGCCCCGGCCCGCGCGCTCGCCGCGGAGGGCGTGGGCAACCCCGCCTTCGCGAAGGAGTTCGTCGCCACCCTGCTCCTGCCCTCGCTGGAACTGTACGTACGACGCCTGCGGGCGGCCCAGGACGCGGGCCAGGTGCGCGCGGACGTGGACCCGTACATCGCGCGCGACCTGGTCGTCTCGCCCCTTGCCCAGCGCTGGCTCCAGGGCACCGGACCGCTCGACCACGCCGTCGCGGACAAGCTGGTCGAGTACGCCCTCTACGGCATCGCCCCTCGCTGA
- a CDS encoding glycerophosphodiester phosphodiesterase codes for MVTRTALTGIAGLTSLALVGQSGAITPLEWGPGPLTVSALPRVVYTAHRGGAREVPENSMTGLMTAYERGTAQVLDLDTRILRDGTMVVMHDATLNRTTYMGGPVHALDRRDWQGVRLRPKDTLPGSWRSERPPTLAEVLDRFGGRVVLMLEAKDPRSLRAIAAMLRERGLTRSVLVNSNHPAVALRSHRLGLLSQLWRSAHQMRTDRPARWRPFVDVLDVDHKARDRDLVRAVRSGIPRVWAHTVVTPAQRDRALALGCDGIITDAPGRLARVRVRPWGRRQGQHGQGQGQRGAMP; via the coding sequence ATGGTCACACGGACTGCGCTGACGGGTATCGCCGGTCTCACGTCACTGGCTCTCGTGGGACAGAGCGGGGCGATCACCCCGCTGGAATGGGGCCCCGGCCCCCTGACGGTGTCGGCGCTGCCCCGCGTCGTCTACACGGCGCACCGCGGCGGCGCCCGCGAAGTGCCGGAGAACAGCATGACGGGCCTCATGACGGCGTACGAGCGCGGGACGGCCCAGGTGCTCGACCTGGACACCCGGATACTGCGCGACGGGACGATGGTGGTCATGCACGACGCCACCCTGAACCGCACGACCTACATGGGCGGCCCGGTGCACGCGCTCGACCGGCGGGACTGGCAGGGGGTACGGCTGCGCCCCAAGGACACCCTCCCCGGGAGCTGGCGCTCGGAACGGCCGCCGACGCTCGCCGAGGTGCTGGACCGGTTCGGCGGGCGGGTGGTGCTGATGCTGGAGGCGAAGGACCCGCGGAGTCTGCGGGCCATCGCGGCCATGCTCAGGGAACGCGGTCTGACCCGTTCGGTGCTGGTCAACTCCAACCATCCCGCCGTGGCCCTGCGCTCCCACCGTCTGGGCCTGCTCTCGCAGCTGTGGCGTTCGGCGCACCAGATGCGTACCGACCGGCCCGCGCGGTGGCGGCCGTTCGTGGACGTCCTGGACGTCGACCACAAGGCCCGCGACCGCGATCTCGTACGGGCCGTGCGGTCCGGCATCCCCCGGGTGTGGGCGCACACGGTGGTGACCCCGGCGCAGCGCGACCGCGCCCTCGCGCTCGGCTGCGACGGGATCATCACGGACGCCCCGGGACGGCTGGCCCGGGTACGGGTCCGGCCCTGGGGCCGGCGTCAGGGTCAGCACGGTCAGGGTCAGGGTCAGCGAGGGGCGATGCCGTAG
- the efeB gene encoding iron uptake transporter deferrochelatase/peroxidase subunit produces the protein MTDTPVHSGQPASPAPTAATAPSRRALIGWGGAGLALGAAAAGGAVAVARSVDDTEPAASGAGGAIAFHGIHQAGIATPVQDRLHFAAFDVKTTDRAAFVQLLKDWTEAARRMTAGRAVGEGAYGGLAEAPPDDTGEALGLTPSRLTLTIGFGPSLFEKFDLAGLRPEALVDLPKFAGDNLDRNRSGGDLCIQACADDPQIAVHAIRNLARIGFGKVVIRWSQLGFGKTSSTTPDAQTPRNLMGFKDGTRNIAGTETDRLKKFVWVEDAKDADAAWMAGGSYLVARRIRMNIETWDRTSLQEQEDIFGRDKGEGAPVGKAKERDEPFLKAMLPDAHVRLAHPDTNAGATLLRRGYSFTDGTDGLGRLDAGLFFLAYQRDVRKGFIPVQRSLAADALNEYIQHVGSAVFAIPPGVRDKDDWWGRTLFAGTPGGTNDPKEA, from the coding sequence ATGACCGACACGCCTGTCCACTCCGGGCAGCCCGCGTCCCCGGCACCCACCGCCGCGACCGCCCCGTCCCGGCGCGCGCTGATCGGCTGGGGCGGCGCCGGGCTCGCGCTGGGGGCCGCCGCGGCCGGCGGCGCGGTGGCCGTGGCCCGCTCGGTCGACGACACCGAACCGGCCGCCTCCGGGGCGGGCGGCGCGATCGCCTTCCACGGCATCCACCAGGCAGGCATCGCCACCCCGGTGCAGGACCGGCTGCACTTCGCCGCCTTCGACGTGAAGACGACCGACCGGGCCGCGTTCGTCCAGCTGCTGAAGGACTGGACCGAGGCGGCCCGGCGGATGACCGCCGGGCGGGCGGTCGGCGAGGGCGCGTACGGCGGTCTCGCCGAGGCGCCACCGGACGACACCGGGGAGGCGCTGGGCCTCACCCCGTCACGGCTGACCCTCACCATCGGCTTCGGCCCCTCCCTCTTCGAGAAGTTCGACCTCGCCGGCCTGCGGCCCGAAGCCCTCGTCGACCTGCCGAAGTTCGCCGGCGACAACCTCGACAGGAACCGCAGCGGCGGCGACCTGTGCATCCAGGCCTGCGCGGACGACCCGCAGATCGCCGTGCACGCGATCCGCAACCTGGCCAGGATCGGCTTCGGCAAGGTCGTCATCCGCTGGTCGCAGCTCGGCTTCGGCAAGACCTCCTCGACGACCCCGGACGCCCAGACCCCCCGTAACCTCATGGGGTTCAAGGACGGCACCCGCAACATCGCCGGCACCGAGACCGACCGCCTGAAGAAGTTCGTGTGGGTGGAAGACGCCAAGGACGCGGACGCGGCCTGGATGGCCGGGGGTTCCTACCTCGTCGCCCGGCGCATCCGCATGAACATCGAGACCTGGGACCGCACCTCCCTCCAGGAGCAGGAGGACATCTTCGGCCGCGACAAGGGCGAAGGGGCCCCCGTCGGCAAGGCGAAGGAACGCGACGAGCCCTTCCTCAAAGCCATGCTGCCCGACGCGCATGTGCGGCTCGCGCACCCCGACACCAACGCCGGGGCCACGCTCCTGCGCCGCGGCTACTCCTTCACCGACGGCACGGACGGGCTGGGCCGCCTGGACGCGGGCCTGTTCTTCCTCGCCTACCAGCGCGATGTGCGCAAGGGCTTCATCCCGGTGCAGCGCAGCCTGGCTGCCGACGCGCTCAACGAGTACATCCAGCACGTGGGTTCGGCGGTGTTCGCGATCCCGCCGGGCGTCCGCGACAAGGACGACTGGTGGGGCCGCACCCTGTTCGCCGGGACCCCCGGCGGTACGAACGATCCCAAGGAGGCGTAG
- the efeU gene encoding iron uptake transporter permease EfeU, with protein MFGNYLIGLREGLEASLVVCILIAYLVKTDRRDALKPIWTGIAVAVVLALGFGFALEFGSQELTFEAQEALGGSLSIIAVGLVTWMVFWMRRTARHLKSELHGRLDTALQMGTAALVATAFLAVGREGLETALFVWASVRASNDGTQGPLIGVLLGILTAVVLGYLFYRGTVRINLAKFFTWTGGMLVVVAAGVLAYGVHDLQEADFLPGLTNKAFDISETIPPDSWYGTLLKGVFNFQPDPTVVQVVVWVLYLVPTLAFFLAPSRSGRSGAESPAPVREEA; from the coding sequence GTGTTCGGCAACTATCTGATCGGCCTGCGCGAAGGACTTGAGGCCAGCCTCGTCGTCTGCATCCTCATCGCCTACCTGGTCAAGACCGACCGCCGGGACGCCCTGAAGCCCATCTGGACCGGCATCGCGGTCGCCGTCGTCCTCGCCCTCGGCTTCGGGTTCGCGCTCGAATTCGGCTCCCAGGAGCTGACGTTCGAGGCGCAGGAGGCACTCGGCGGCTCCCTGTCGATCATCGCGGTCGGCCTGGTGACGTGGATGGTCTTCTGGATGCGCCGCACCGCCCGCCACCTGAAGAGCGAGCTGCACGGCCGCCTCGACACGGCCCTGCAGATGGGCACGGCCGCGCTGGTCGCCACCGCGTTCCTGGCCGTCGGCCGCGAAGGCCTGGAGACGGCCCTGTTCGTGTGGGCGTCCGTGCGCGCCTCCAACGACGGCACCCAGGGCCCGCTGATCGGCGTGCTGCTGGGCATCCTCACCGCGGTCGTGCTCGGCTACCTCTTCTACCGGGGCACGGTCCGCATCAACCTCGCCAAGTTCTTCACCTGGACCGGCGGCATGCTGGTCGTCGTGGCCGCGGGCGTCCTCGCGTACGGCGTGCACGACCTCCAGGAGGCCGACTTCCTGCCGGGCCTGACGAACAAGGCCTTCGACATCAGCGAGACCATCCCCCCGGACAGCTGGTACGGCACCCTCCTGAAGGGCGTGTTCAACTTCCAGCCCGACCCGACCGTCGTCCAGGTCGTCGTATGGGTCCTCTATCTGGTGCCGACGCTGGCGTTCTTCCTGGCGCCCTCGCGGTCCGGCAGAAGCGGGGCCGAATCGCCCGCACCGGTGCGCGAAGAGGCGTGA
- a CDS encoding Gfo/Idh/MocA family protein produces the protein MTEERVRWGVLATGGIAAAFTADLIDLPDAEVVAVASRTEESAKGFAERFGIARAYGDWESLAADEDVDVVYVATPHSAHRAAAGLCLEAGRNVLCEKAFTLNAREAEELVGLAKQHDSFLMEAMWMYCNPLIRQLKALVDDGAIGEVRTVQADFGLSGPFPPTHRLRDPAQGGGALLDLGVYPVSFAHLLLGEPSGVTAKAVLSEEHVDLQTGMLLSYDSGALATLHCSLVGGTSTAASVTGSEGRIDIPHGFFHSDRFVLHRDGRDPQEYTANAADGTRASLKHEATEVMRALRADEKESPLVPLDGTLAVMRTLDAVRAEVGVTYPGESL, from the coding sequence ATGACTGAGGAACGCGTGCGCTGGGGTGTGCTGGCGACCGGTGGGATCGCTGCGGCGTTCACCGCGGATCTGATCGATCTGCCCGATGCCGAGGTGGTGGCGGTGGCGTCGCGCACCGAGGAGTCGGCGAAGGGGTTCGCGGAGCGGTTCGGGATCGCGCGGGCGTACGGCGACTGGGAGTCCCTCGCGGCGGACGAGGACGTCGACGTCGTGTACGTGGCGACTCCGCACTCGGCGCACCGGGCGGCGGCCGGGCTCTGTCTGGAGGCGGGACGCAACGTGCTGTGCGAGAAGGCGTTCACGCTGAACGCGCGCGAGGCCGAGGAACTGGTCGGTCTGGCGAAGCAGCACGACAGCTTCCTGATGGAGGCCATGTGGATGTACTGCAACCCGCTGATCCGCCAGCTCAAGGCGCTGGTGGACGACGGGGCGATCGGTGAGGTCCGCACGGTGCAGGCCGACTTCGGCCTCTCGGGCCCGTTCCCTCCCACCCACCGGCTGCGCGATCCCGCGCAGGGCGGCGGCGCGCTGCTCGACCTGGGCGTCTATCCGGTGTCGTTCGCGCATCTGCTGCTCGGTGAGCCCTCCGGTGTGACGGCGAAGGCGGTGCTCTCGGAGGAACACGTCGATCTCCAGACGGGCATGCTCCTCTCGTACGACAGCGGCGCGCTCGCCACGCTGCACTGCTCCCTGGTCGGCGGCACGTCGACGGCCGCGTCGGTCACCGGCTCCGAGGGCCGTATCGACATCCCGCACGGCTTCTTCCACTCGGACCGCTTCGTCCTGCACCGCGACGGCCGCGACCCGCAGGAGTACACGGCGAACGCGGCGGACGGCACCCGCGCCAGCCTCAAGCACGAGGCGACGGAGGTCATGCGCGCCCTCCGAGCCGACGAGAAGGAGTCCCCCCTGGTCCCCCTCGACGGCACCCTGGCGGTCATGCGCACCCTGGACGCGGTAAGGGCGGAGGTAGGAGTCACCTACCCCGGCGAATCCCTCTAG
- a CDS encoding bifunctional DNA primase/polymerase gives MSAEMGRRSGGQGRISQWLRGRRPRTDAADDSASREELLLAAAGAGLPLAPAAHPSAYRCSCDRVGCPTPARHPVSFAWQTQSTTDRAQIERWARHQPLANFITATGMVHDVLDVPVEAGQEALERLLGSGIEVGPVALSGDDRMLFFTATRGTPEDEDEWWPCELDCHPETMDEHPGLRWHCRGSYVLVPPARLPGELVVQWVRGPEYPLPDPLSLLEVLTDECARYAGVEREQVAAWPLRG, from the coding sequence ATGAGCGCAGAGATGGGCCGCCGCTCCGGCGGGCAGGGCAGGATCTCCCAGTGGTTGCGCGGTCGGCGCCCACGGACGGACGCCGCGGACGACTCCGCGAGCCGTGAGGAACTGCTGCTGGCCGCCGCCGGAGCCGGGCTGCCGCTCGCGCCCGCCGCCCATCCCTCCGCGTACCGATGTTCCTGTGACCGCGTCGGGTGTCCGACCCCCGCGCGCCACCCCGTTTCCTTCGCCTGGCAGACGCAGTCGACGACCGACCGGGCGCAGATCGAGCGGTGGGCCCGGCATCAGCCGCTCGCCAACTTCATCACCGCGACCGGCATGGTGCACGACGTGCTGGACGTGCCCGTGGAGGCCGGGCAGGAGGCGCTGGAGCGGCTGCTCGGCTCCGGGATCGAGGTCGGGCCGGTCGCGCTGTCCGGGGACGACCGGATGCTCTTCTTCACCGCGACGCGCGGTACGCCCGAGGACGAGGACGAGTGGTGGCCGTGCGAGCTGGACTGCCATCCCGAGACGATGGACGAGCATCCGGGGCTTCGGTGGCACTGCCGGGGGTCGTACGTGCTGGTGCCTCCGGCTCGGTTGCCGGGGGAGCTGGTGGTGCAGTGGGTGCGGGGGCCCGAGTATCCGTTGCCGGATCCGCTGTCCTTGCTGGAAGTGTTGACGGATGAATGTGCTCGGTATGCGGGGGTTGAGCGGGAGCAGGTTGCGGCGTGGCCTTTGCGGGGGTGA
- a CDS encoding Bcr/CflA family multidrug efflux MFS transporter — translation MPERGRTTRDPDVPRTRIPGAAVTEESVIAASAPPVPPPVARRSVGLLVTLILGGLTAVPPLSMDMYLPALPDVTDALHASAATVQLTLTACLAGMALGQLVVGPMSDKWGRRRPLITGLVVYILATAVCAIAPTIELLIAFRLLQGLAGAAGIVIARAVVRDLYDGVDMARFFSTLMLISGVAPIIAPLIGGQVLRITDWRGVFYILTVIGIGLTVVVWRLLPETLPPAERHDGGTVEALRTMRGLLADRVFTGYMLTGGFAFAALFAYISASPFVVQEIYGASPQTYSILFGVNSVGLVIVGQINGKILVGRVSLDKVLAVGLAIITVASAALLLMSVGAFGEVGLVPIAVGLFVLMSAMSLCMPNTNALALMRTRHSAGSASALLGTSSFLVGAVATPLVGVAGEHTAVPMAVVQLACSLVAVGCFMALCRPWRKQPDAMAGKRAGSKGAGN, via the coding sequence ATGCCCGAGCGCGGCCGTACGACGAGGGACCCGGACGTCCCTCGGACCCGCATACCCGGCGCGGCGGTGACCGAGGAGAGCGTGATCGCCGCCTCGGCGCCACCGGTACCGCCACCGGTCGCCCGCCGTTCCGTGGGGCTCCTGGTCACGCTCATCCTCGGCGGGCTCACGGCCGTACCGCCGCTGTCCATGGACATGTACCTCCCGGCCCTCCCGGACGTCACCGACGCGCTGCACGCCTCCGCCGCCACCGTGCAGCTGACGCTCACCGCGTGCCTCGCGGGGATGGCGCTCGGACAGCTGGTCGTCGGGCCGATGAGCGACAAGTGGGGCCGCAGACGGCCGCTGATCACCGGGCTCGTCGTCTACATCCTCGCCACCGCCGTCTGCGCGATCGCCCCCACCATCGAACTCCTCATCGCCTTCCGGCTGCTCCAGGGCCTCGCGGGCGCCGCCGGGATCGTGATCGCGCGGGCCGTCGTACGCGACCTGTACGACGGCGTGGACATGGCGCGGTTCTTCTCCACGCTCATGCTGATCTCCGGCGTCGCGCCGATCATCGCGCCGCTCATCGGCGGCCAGGTGCTGCGGATCACCGACTGGCGGGGCGTCTTCTACATCCTGACCGTCATCGGGATCGGGCTCACCGTCGTCGTCTGGCGGCTGCTGCCCGAGACGCTGCCGCCCGCCGAGCGCCATGACGGCGGCACCGTCGAGGCGCTGCGCACCATGCGCGGACTGCTCGCCGACCGCGTCTTCACCGGCTACATGCTCACCGGCGGCTTCGCGTTCGCGGCACTCTTCGCGTACATCTCCGCCTCGCCGTTCGTGGTCCAGGAGATCTACGGCGCCTCCCCGCAGACGTACAGCATCCTCTTCGGCGTCAACTCCGTCGGTCTGGTGATCGTCGGCCAGATCAACGGCAAGATCCTCGTCGGCCGGGTCAGCCTCGACAAGGTGCTCGCCGTCGGCCTCGCGATCATCACCGTCGCGTCGGCCGCGCTGCTCCTGATGTCCGTCGGGGCGTTCGGCGAGGTGGGCCTCGTCCCGATCGCCGTCGGCCTCTTCGTGCTCATGTCGGCGATGAGCCTGTGCATGCCCAACACCAACGCGCTCGCCCTCATGCGCACCCGGCACTCCGCGGGCTCCGCGTCCGCGCTGCTCGGCACGTCCTCGTTCCTCGTCGGCGCGGTCGCCACCCCCCTGGTGGGCGTCGCCGGCGAGCACACGGCCGTTCCGATGGCCGTCGTCCAGCTCGCGTGTTCACTGGTCGCCGTCGGCTGCTTCATGGCACTGTGCCGACCCTGGCGGAAACAACCGGACGCCATGGCGGGCAAGCGGGCGGGATCGAAGGGAGCGGGGAACTGA
- a CDS encoding serine hydrolase domain-containing protein has translation MPTLAETTGRHGGQAGGIEGSGELSAPRLRPGTAERAGLDPGELDTLVREFRAITAGDRPWAAGAVLVAGRGPVIAVEEAAGWAVRYLAYDEDTDAGVELPRGERVPMTVRTPFDLASLTKLFTSVAAVQQLERGTLGIDARVGAYLPGFAAAAEYGITVRHLLTHTSGLRPELPLYDCRDDRARFALLRAEKPVTAPGVAYGYSDLNMLLLQQVLERITRRPLDALVRDGITRPLGMTDTAFGPCPGAAATEDQRRPWAKADRGMLRGTVHDENAWALGGVAGHAGLFSTAADLAVLCRTLLAGGSYGTARILGPDYVELLLSPPGLGFALDQPSFMGALAGHGAAGHTGFTGTSLVMDPSTDTFLVLLANTVHPRRRPADHGPRAAAATRLARAVRGA, from the coding sequence GTGCCGACCCTGGCGGAAACAACCGGACGCCATGGCGGGCAAGCGGGCGGGATCGAAGGGAGCGGGGAACTGAGCGCACCGAGACTGCGCCCCGGCACGGCGGAACGTGCCGGGCTCGACCCCGGGGAACTCGACACTCTGGTACGGGAGTTCCGCGCGATCACCGCCGGGGACCGGCCCTGGGCCGCGGGCGCCGTACTGGTCGCCGGACGCGGGCCCGTGATCGCCGTCGAGGAGGCGGCGGGCTGGGCGGTGCGTTACCTCGCGTACGACGAGGACACGGACGCCGGTGTGGAACTGCCGCGCGGCGAACGCGTGCCGATGACCGTCCGCACGCCCTTCGACCTGGCCTCCCTCACGAAGCTCTTCACCAGCGTCGCGGCCGTCCAGCAACTGGAGCGCGGCACGCTGGGCATCGACGCGCGCGTGGGGGCGTACCTGCCGGGCTTCGCCGCCGCCGCCGAGTACGGCATCACCGTGCGGCACCTGCTCACCCACACCTCCGGGCTGCGGCCCGAACTCCCGCTCTACGACTGCCGGGACGACCGGGCACGGTTCGCCCTGCTCCGCGCGGAGAAGCCGGTGACGGCACCCGGCGTCGCGTACGGCTACTCGGACCTCAACATGCTGCTGCTCCAGCAGGTCCTCGAACGGATCACCCGGCGCCCGCTCGACGCCCTCGTCCGGGACGGGATCACCCGGCCCCTCGGCATGACCGACACCGCCTTCGGCCCCTGCCCCGGCGCCGCCGCCACCGAGGACCAGCGGCGGCCCTGGGCCAAGGCCGACCGGGGCATGCTGCGGGGCACCGTCCACGACGAGAACGCGTGGGCGCTCGGCGGGGTCGCGGGGCACGCCGGCCTCTTCTCGACCGCCGCCGACCTCGCCGTCCTGTGCCGCACCCTCCTCGCGGGCGGCTCCTACGGCACCGCCCGCATCCTCGGCCCCGACTACGTCGAACTGCTCCTGTCCCCGCCCGGCCTCGGCTTCGCCCTCGACCAGCCGTCGTTCATGGGCGCCCTCGCCGGCCACGGAGCCGCGGGCCACACGGGCTTCACGGGTACGTCGCTGGTGATGGACCCCTCGACGGACACGTTCCTGGTGCTCCTGGCGAACACGGTCCATCCGCGCCGCCGGCCCGCGGACCACGGACCGCGCGCGGCGGCGGCCACCCGGCTGGCCAGGGCGGTGCGGGGAGCCTGA